A genomic stretch from Setaria viridis chromosome 1, Setaria_viridis_v4.0, whole genome shotgun sequence includes:
- the LOC117834938 gene encoding zinc-finger homeodomain protein 7 produces MEYKRSSHVEEEEEEEEEEEEEEDEEEEEEDEDEAGGAHRYTTAAAAPVGVPQHQQQAHAQALGLGSHSASLIDAAAFSRPLLPPNSSLVTQPQLPPPGFMPSQRQPQLHPRRAERERERAAGAPQPQPQPRRHQEGARNGVLGGGNVAPPASTLALAAGAGAVEAAQWRYRECLRNHAARLGAHVLDGCCEFMPSAGDGAAALACAACGCHRSFHRREAVPGGVAAAVAAAVPPSPATPTAGANANSSRVMPLLLAPPHMQTRPHVPPVSPSSAPAALTESSSEELRGPAPAHQPPPPPTLPPHAQLAVGGSASAPPAPSKKRFRTKFTADQKERMREFAHRLGWRIHKPDSEAVDAFCAQVGVSRRVLKVWMHNNKHLAKIPPSPPSSQPALPPPPHHHDHHPPPPPHHIHHHHHHPAPPPQQQHDA; encoded by the coding sequence ATGGAGTACAAGAGATCATCGcatgtggaggaggaggaagaggaggaggaggaggaggaggaggaggaagacgaggaggaagaagaggaggacgaggacgaggccgGAGGCGCCCACCGCTACACCACTGCGGCAGCGGCGCCTGTAGGCGTGccacagcaccagcagcaggcgCACGCCCAGGCTCTTGGACTTGGCTCGCACTCGGCGTCGCTGATtgacgccgccgccttctcgaGGCCGCTCCTGCCTCCCAACTCCTCTCTGGTGACGCAGCCACAGCTGCCTCCCCCCGGCTTCATGCCGTCCCAGCGCCAGCCGCAGCTCCATCCGAGGAgagcggagagggagagggagagagctgCGGgggcgccgcagccgcagccgcagccccgGCGCCACCAGGAAGGGGCGAGGAATGGTGTTCTCGGCGGCGGCAACGTGGCCCCGCCGGCCTCGACGCTCGCcctcgcggccggcgccggagccgtgGAGGCGGCGCAGTGGAGGTACCGGGAGTGCCTGCGGAACCACGCGGCGCGGCTGGGCGCGCACGTGCTCGACGGCTGCTGCGAGTTCATGCCGTCCGCGGGCGACGGGGCTGCCGCGCtggcctgcgccgcctgcgGCTGCCACCGCAGCTTCCACCGCCGCGAGGCGGTCCCCGGAGGCGTTgctgccgcggtggcggcggcggtgcccccCTCGCCGGCAacccccaccgccggcgccaaCGCCAACTCCTCCCGGGTCATGCCGCTGCTCCTGGCGCCGCCGCACATGCAGACGCGCCCGCACGTCCCGCCAGTGTCCCCGTcgtccgcgcccgccgcgctgACCGAGTCCTCGAGCGAGGAGCTGCGCGGGCCCGCGCCCGCGCAccaaccgcctccgccgccgacgctcCCGCCCCACGCGCAGCTGGCCGTCGGGGGCTCGGCCTCCGCTCCCCCGGCGCCGAGCAAGAAGCGGTTCCGGACCAAGTTCACGGCGGACCAGAAGGAGCGCATGCGCGAGTTCGCGCACCGCCTCGGGTGGCGCATCCACAAGCCCGACTCCGAGGCTGTCGACGCCTTCTGCGCCCAGGTCGGCGTCTCCCGGCGCGTCCTCAAGGTGTGGATGCACAACAACAAGCACCTCGCCAAGATCCCGCCCTCGCCCCCATCCTCCCAGCCcgcgcttccgccgccgcctcaccaccaTGACCACcacccgcctccacctccccaccacatccaccaccaccaccaccacccggcgccgccgccgcagcagcagcatgatGCATGA